TCGAGTACGCCGGGCTGCTGAGCAACGCGAAGAACACCAAGGGCGGCAAGGCGTTCCTCGACTTCCTGATCAGCGAGCGGTTCCAGGAGGACATGCCGCTCAACATGTACGTGTACCCGGTGCGCGAGGGCGCCCAGGTGCCGCCGGACTTCGTGAAGTACGGGCCTCAGGCGAAGGACCCGGAGACCATGGACCCGGCGAAGATCGCCGACCACCGTGATCAGTGGGTCAAGTCGTGGACCTCGCTCGTACTGAGGTAACCGAAGCAGCCGTCCGCAAGGACCGGCGCGGGAGCGCGGCGCGGCTCGGGCTCATCGCCGTGCCCGTCGCGTTCTTCGCGGTCTTCTTCGCCTACCCCGTCGCCGCGATCGTCGCGCGCGGCCTGAAGGTCGACGGAGTCTGGCAGCTCGGGCGGATCGGGGAGGTGCTGGCGCAGTCCGACGTCCGGCACGTCCTGTGGTTCACCACTTGGCAGGCGATCGTCTCGACGGCGCTCACGCTGCTGATCGCGCTGCCCGGCGCGTACGTCTTCGCGCGCTTCGACTTCCCCGGCAAGCAGGTCCTGCGGGCGGTGGTGACCGTGCCGTTCGTGCTGCCGACGGTCGTCGTCGGTACGGCCTTCCTGGCGCTGGTCGGGCGGGGCGGGCTGCTGGACGAGCTGTGGGGCGTGCGGATGGACACCACCGTGTGGGCGATCCTGCTCGCGCACGTCTTCTTCAACTACGCGGTCGTCGTACGCACCGTCGGCGGGCTCTGGGCGCAGCTCGACCCGCGGCAGGAGGAGGCCGCGCGGATGCTCGGCGCGTCGCCGCTGCGGGCCTGGCGGCAGGTCACGCTGCCGGCGCTCGGGCCCGCCGTGGCCGCCGCCGCGCTCATGGTCTTCCTGTTCACCTTCACCTCCTTCGGTGTCGTCCAGATCCTCGGCGGGCCCACCTTCTCGACCCTGGAGGTGGAGATCTACCGGCAGACGTCGGAGATCTTCGACCTGTCCACGGCGGCCGTGCTGACCTTGATCCAGTTCGTCGCGGTGGGCGCCATCCTCGCCCTGCACGCCTGGACCGTACGGCGGCGGGAGACCGCGCTGCGCCTGGTGGATCCGTCCGTGACCGCGCGCCGGCCGCGCGGCACCGGGCAGTGGGCGCTGCTGGGCGGGGTACTCGTCACCGTCGTCGTGCTGCTCCTGCTGCCGCTCGCCGTGCTGGTGCAGCGGTCCCTGGACGCGCCCGGCTTCGGCTACTACCGGGCCCTGACCAGGGACGACGGCGGGGTGTTCCTCGTGGCGCCGATCGAGGCGATCGGCAATTCCCTGGCGTACGCCGTCGCCGCCACCCTCATCGCCGTGCTGATCGGCGGCCTCGCCTCCGTCGCGCTCACCCGCCGGGACGCCGGGCGGTTCGTGCGCGGCTTCGACGCGCTGCTGATGCTGCCGCTCGGGGTGTCCG
This region of Streptomyces caelestis genomic DNA includes:
- a CDS encoding ABC transporter permease, which produces MDLARTEVTEAAVRKDRRGSAARLGLIAVPVAFFAVFFAYPVAAIVARGLKVDGVWQLGRIGEVLAQSDVRHVLWFTTWQAIVSTALTLLIALPGAYVFARFDFPGKQVLRAVVTVPFVLPTVVVGTAFLALVGRGGLLDELWGVRMDTTVWAILLAHVFFNYAVVVRTVGGLWAQLDPRQEEAARMLGASPLRAWRQVTLPALGPAVAAAALMVFLFTFTSFGVVQILGGPTFSTLEVEIYRQTSEIFDLSTAAVLTLIQFVAVGAILALHAWTVRRRETALRLVDPSVTARRPRGTGQWALLGGVLVTVVVLLLLPLAVLVQRSLDAPGFGYYRALTRDDGGVFLVAPIEAIGNSLAYAVAATLIAVLIGGLASVALTRRDAGRFVRGFDALLMLPLGVSAVTVGFGFLIALDEPPLDLRSTWILVPLAQALVGVPFVVRTMLPVLRAVDARLREAASVLGASPWRVWREVDLPIVRRALLIAAGFAFAVSLGEFGATVFIARPDNPTLPVAVARLLGRPGELNYGQAMALSTILMVVCAVALLVLERLRTDRTGEF